A single Amia ocellicauda isolate fAmiCal2 chromosome 9, fAmiCal2.hap1, whole genome shotgun sequence DNA region contains:
- the LOC136758461 gene encoding cytochrome P450 2J2 isoform X1, with protein sequence MFLYSMLVGLDVQSLLLFIFAFLLITDFLKNKNPKNFPPGPWGLPFIGNVFNIDTKQPHIYLTKLADVYGNVFSIRVGREKAVFVMGYKMVKEALVNQAENFVDRPHSPMMDRMDSGNGLIFSNGLLWKRQRRFTLSTLRNCGLGKKSLESVIVEEAQFLQETLENEQGKPFDPHFILNNAVSNIICSMVFGHRFEYSDNHFQRLLKLLSEFFHLAGTIWAQLYEAFPAVMKLVPGPHNKIFSNYKELAVFVRKELEKHKEDWDPSAPQDYIDSYLAEIEKSKEDIVCSFHERNLVVCTLDLFLAGTETTSTTLRWALLYMMKYPEIQEKVQAEIDRVIGQARPPSMADRANMPYTDAVIHEVQRMGNIIPLNIPKIALKDTTVGGYFIPKVIDAKEKIRIQQ encoded by the exons ATGTTTCTGTATTCTATGCTGGTGGGGCTTGATGTCCAAAGCTTGCTGTTGTTCATTTTTGCATTTCTATTGATAACTGACTTCCTCAAGAACAAGAACCCCAAGAACTTCCCCCCAGGACCCTGGGGTCTGCCCTTCATTGGGAATGTCTTCAACATTGACACAAAACAGCCACATATTTACCTAACTAAG CTAGCAGATGTCTATGGCAATGTTTTCAGCATTCGTGTAGGAAGGGAAAAAGCAGTGTTTGTTATGGGCTACAAAATGGTAAAGGAGGCATTGGTCAATCAGGCGGAGAATTTTGTTGACCGACCTCATAGCCCGATGATGGACAGAATGGATTCTGGAAATG GCTTGATCTTCAGCAATGGACTCCTGTGGAAAAGACAGAGAAGATTCACTCTCTCCACTCTAAGGAATTGTGGACTGGGTAAAAAGTCCCTGGAGTCTGTCATTGTTGAAGAGGCGCAATTCCTTCAAGAAACTCTAGAGAATGAGCAAG GAAAACCCTTCGATCCTCACTTCATTCTTAATAATGCCGTCTCCAACATCATCTGTAGCATGGTCTTTGGACACAGGTTTGAATACAGTGACAATCATTTTCAAAGGTTGCTGAAGCTGCTCTCCGAATTCTTCCACCTGGCAGGAACCATTTGGGCACAG CTCTATGAAGCCTTTCCTGCTGTTATGAAGCTTGTTCCAGGGCcacacaataaaatattcaGCAACTACAAAGAGCTAGCTGtgtttgtgagaaaagaattggAGAAACACAAGGAGGACTGGGACCCATCAGCCCCCCAAGACTACATTGATTCATACTTGGCAGAGATAGAAaag AGTAAAGAGGACATTGTATGTAGCTTCCATGAGAGGAATCTGGTTGTTTGCACTCTGGACCTCTTTCTGGCTGGGACTGAAACCACCTCCACCACACTGCGTTGGGCTCTGCTCTACATGATGAAGTACCCAGAGATCCAAG AGAAAGTACAAGCTGAAATAGACAGAGTGATCGGGCAGGCAAGACCACCATCCATGGCAGACAGAGCCAACATGCCCTACACTGATGCAGTGATCCATGAAGTGCAGAGAATGGGCAATATTATACCACTGAATATACCAAAGATAGCGCTGAAAGACACAACAGTAGGAGGGTACTTTATTCCAAAGGTAATAGATGCCAAGGAAAAGATCAG GATACAGCAGTGA
- the LOC136758461 gene encoding cytochrome P450 2J2 isoform X2: MFLYSMLVGLDVQSLLLFIFAFLLITDFLKNKNPKNFPPGPWGLPFIGNVFNIDTKQPHIYLTKLADVYGNVFSIRVGREKAVFVMGYKMVKEALVNQAENFVDRPHSPMMDRMDSGNGLIFSNGLLWKRQRRFTLSTLRNCGLGKKSLESVIVEEAQFLQETLENEQGKPFDPHFILNNAVSNIICSMVFGHRFEYSDNHFQRLLKLLSEFFHLAGTIWAQLYEAFPAVMKLVPGPHNKIFSNYKELAVFVRKELEKHKEDWDPSAPQDYIDSYLAEIEKSKEDIVCSFHERNLVVCTLDLFLAGTETTSTTLRWALLYMMKYPEIQEKVQAEIDRVIGQARPPSMADRANMPYTDAVIHEVQRMGNIIPLNIPKIALKDTTVGGYFIPKDTAVMAILTSVLFDKSEWQTPDLFNPEHFLDSQGNFVRREAFMPFSAGKRVCLGEQLARMELFLFFTCFLQKFSFSSPPGVEPSMDGQFGGTRSPFPYKICVTSR, translated from the exons ATGTTTCTGTATTCTATGCTGGTGGGGCTTGATGTCCAAAGCTTGCTGTTGTTCATTTTTGCATTTCTATTGATAACTGACTTCCTCAAGAACAAGAACCCCAAGAACTTCCCCCCAGGACCCTGGGGTCTGCCCTTCATTGGGAATGTCTTCAACATTGACACAAAACAGCCACATATTTACCTAACTAAG CTAGCAGATGTCTATGGCAATGTTTTCAGCATTCGTGTAGGAAGGGAAAAAGCAGTGTTTGTTATGGGCTACAAAATGGTAAAGGAGGCATTGGTCAATCAGGCGGAGAATTTTGTTGACCGACCTCATAGCCCGATGATGGACAGAATGGATTCTGGAAATG GCTTGATCTTCAGCAATGGACTCCTGTGGAAAAGACAGAGAAGATTCACTCTCTCCACTCTAAGGAATTGTGGACTGGGTAAAAAGTCCCTGGAGTCTGTCATTGTTGAAGAGGCGCAATTCCTTCAAGAAACTCTAGAGAATGAGCAAG GAAAACCCTTCGATCCTCACTTCATTCTTAATAATGCCGTCTCCAACATCATCTGTAGCATGGTCTTTGGACACAGGTTTGAATACAGTGACAATCATTTTCAAAGGTTGCTGAAGCTGCTCTCCGAATTCTTCCACCTGGCAGGAACCATTTGGGCACAG CTCTATGAAGCCTTTCCTGCTGTTATGAAGCTTGTTCCAGGGCcacacaataaaatattcaGCAACTACAAAGAGCTAGCTGtgtttgtgagaaaagaattggAGAAACACAAGGAGGACTGGGACCCATCAGCCCCCCAAGACTACATTGATTCATACTTGGCAGAGATAGAAaag AGTAAAGAGGACATTGTATGTAGCTTCCATGAGAGGAATCTGGTTGTTTGCACTCTGGACCTCTTTCTGGCTGGGACTGAAACCACCTCCACCACACTGCGTTGGGCTCTGCTCTACATGATGAAGTACCCAGAGATCCAAG AGAAAGTACAAGCTGAAATAGACAGAGTGATCGGGCAGGCAAGACCACCATCCATGGCAGACAGAGCCAACATGCCCTACACTGATGCAGTGATCCATGAAGTGCAGAGAATGGGCAATATTATACCACTGAATATACCAAAGATAGCGCTGAAAGACACAACAGTAGGAGGGTACTTTATTCCAAAG GATACAGCAGTGATGGCGATCTTGACCTCTGTCCTGTTTGACAAGAGTGAGTGGCAGACACCGGACTTATTTAATCCTGAACACTTCCTGGACTCCCAGGGGAACTTTGTGAGACGAGAAGCCTTCATGCCATTTTCAGCTG GGAAGAGGGTGTGCCTGGGGGAGCAGTTGGCTCGGATGGAGTTATTCTTGTTCTTCACCTGCTTCCTCCAGAAGTTCTCCTTCTCCTctccaccaggagtggagcctagCATGGATGGTCAATTTGGAGGCACCCGTTCTCCATTCCCCTACAAGATCTGTGTTACCTCTCGCTGA